In Lotus japonicus ecotype B-129 chromosome 5, LjGifu_v1.2, one genomic interval encodes:
- the LOC130717246 gene encoding two-component response regulator-like APRR7 isoform X2, whose translation MTRGGQMSVDGDSKEASNQRLRDGKKKTSDEGVAGEGRGLCEGDEVKCNGVAEEVKVGQGGNVESSSVQQPMPQLQPQGVCWERFLHIRSLKVLLVEYDDCTRFIVTALLRNCSYEVIEAANGLQAWKILEDLTNHIDLILTEVAMPGLSGIGLLYKIMSHKTRKNIPIIMMSSHDSMGLVFKCLSKGAVDFLVKPIRKNELKNLWQHVWRRCHSSSGSGSESGTQTQKSIKSKSLEKSDNNSGSNDEDDNGSTDLNNGDGLNNGDGSDNGSGTQSSWTKRAVEVDSPKPVSEWDKITEGPDSTCAQVVHSNAEICEDKMVPMATKEYPEQEEQHGSKHSNALDVAPPKFNEQIYRGQLDLNCENQSSKLRCKGLSLSDAITSTSDSQMHGAKFEALNRRPKSSDIENKGTNDDEEFPSLELSLKRLRGVNDAGITIQDERIVLRRSDQSAFSRYNAASNTKKSPTGCVGSNSPHNNSLEITKKDSSRDIQSHSSGNPPNQNSNVASNNIDMGSTTNNAFTKSAVKSEPGVASETKCLYQTSAFQPLKNNLICASQRVIVHNTEDTTTPMVAPLKVDTHKDSATQDFHFRHENHNCIANSVQHQLPPDHDAESLKKMAVTAPHCGSSNVVVEGNIGNCSINRSGSGSNNGSNGPNGSSKAANAGGTNVGSNNGLTGNSGSGDASGSGSANRVDQNKASQRQAALTKFRQKRKEREERCFHKKVRYQSRKRLAEQRPRFRGQFVRQSSNENASGATDS comes from the exons ATGACAAGGGGTGGTCAGATGAGTGTTGATGGCGACAGTAAAGAGGCGAGTAATCAGCGTTTACGAGATGGGAAGAAGAAGACCTCGGATGAAGGAGTTGCGGGTGAGGGACGAGGTTTGTGTGAGGGTGATGAAGTGAAATGTAATGGAGTGGCGGAAGAAGTTAAGGTTGGACAAGGGGGGAATGTGGAATCCTCTTCTGTCCAGCAGCCCATGCCCCAGCTACAGCCTCAAGGGGTATGTTGGGAGAGGTTTTTACATATTAGATCTCTTAAGGTCTTGCTTGTGGAGTATGATGACTGTACTCGCTTTATTGTCACTGCACTGCTTCGCAATTGTAGTTATGAAG TTATTGAAGCGGCAAATGGATTGCAAGCTTGGAAGATATTGGAGGATTTGACCAATCATATTGATCTTATTTTAACTGAGGTAGCAATGCCTGGCTTATCCGGCATTGGTCTTCTATACAAGATTATGAGCCATAAAACACGGAAAAATATTCCTATAATTA TGATGTCATCCCATGACTCTATGGGTTTAGTCTTTAAGTGTTTGTCAAAGGGTGCTGTTGACTTTCTAGTTAAACCCATACGGAAGAATGAGCTTAAAAACCTCTGGCAGCATGTTTGGAGGAGATGTCATAGT TCTAGTGGGAGTGGCAGTGAAAGTGGCACACAAACTCAGAAGTCTATAAAATCAAAGAGTCTTGAGAAGTCTGATAATAATTCTGGAAGCAATGACGAGGATGATAATGGAAGCACAGACTTGAACAATGGGGATGGCTTGAATAATGGGGATGGAAGTGACAATGGTAGCGGTACTCAG AGTTCCTGGACCAAACGAGCTGTAGAAGTGGACAGTCCTAAACCAGTCTCCGAGTGGGATAAAATAACTGAGGGCCCTGATAGCACATGTGCTCAAGTGGTTCACTCCAATGCTGAAATATGTGAGGACAAGATGGTTCCTATGGCCACAAAAGAGTATCCAGAGCAGGAGGAACAACATG GTTCAAAACATAGCAATGCCCTTGATGTAGCCCCCCCTAAATTCAATGAGCAAATTTATAGAGGACAACTGGATCTTAATTGTGAGAATCAGTCTAGCAAGCTAAGGTGCAAAGGTCTTTCATTGTCTGATGCCATTACTAGCACTTCTGATTCTCAGATGCATGGCGCAAAATTTGAAGCCCTAAATAGAAGACCCAAGTCCTCAGACATTGAAAATAAAGGTActaatgatgatgaagaatttCCATCTCTTGAGCTCAGTTTAAAGAGGCTAAGAGGAGTTAATGATGCTGGGATTACAATTCAAGACGAACGGATTGTTTTAAGACGTTCTGATCAATCTGCTTTCTCAAG ATACAATGCAGCCTCTAATACTAAGAAGTCTCCCACCGGATGTGTTGGAAGCAATTCACCTCATAATAATAGCTTAGAAATCACGAAGAAAGATTCATCTCGTGACATTCAATCCCATTCTAGCGGCAATCCTCCTAATCAGAACTCAAATGTCGCCAGCAATAACATCGATATGGGTTCCACTACTAATAATGCTTTTACTAAATCTGCAGTTAAAAGTGAGCCAGGAGTGGCATCAGAAACTAAATGTTTGTACCAAACATCTGCTTTCCAGCCTCTAAAGAACAACCTTATTTGTGCCTCTCAACGAGTTATCGTACATAATACTGAAGATACAACAACACCAATGGTGGCACCGCTTAAAGTAGATACTCATAAGGATTCTGCAACTCAGGACTTCCATTTCCGTCATGAAAACCATAACTGTATTGCTAATAGCGTACAGCACCAGCTGCCACCTGATCATGATGCTGAATCTTTAAAGAAAATGGCTGTTACTGCTCCGCATTGTGGGTCATCAAATGTGGTAGTTGAAGGTAATATTGGAAATTGCAGTATCAATAGAAGTGGTTCAGGAAGCAACAATGGAAGCAATGGACCAAATGGGAGTAGCAAAGCAGCTAATGCTGGGGGGACAAACGTAGGAAGCAACAATGGACTCACTGGGAATAGTGGCAGTGGTGATGCTAGTGGGAGTGGAAGTGCCAACAGAGTAGATCAAAACAAGGCTTCTCAAAGGCAGGCAGCCCTAACTAAATTTCGCCAGAAGAGAaaggagagagaggagagatgCTTTCATAAAAAG GTTCGATATCAGAGCAGAAAGAGATTAGCTGAACAACGACCTCGATTCCGCGGACAATTTGTTCGACAGTCCTCAAACGAAAATGCAAGTGGGGCAACAGATAGCTGA
- the LOC130717247 gene encoding probable adenylate kinase 1, chloroplastic: MAAVTRLAKRSSSVSSLISRRRFSSEVNSHDPPHNAAPFRLVRPREDPSNSHVRWVFLGCPGVGKGTYASRLSNLLHVPHIATGDLVREELTSSGPLSTELSEIVKQGQLVSDEIIISLLSKRLAAGEAKGELGFILDGFPRTIKQAEILEGVTDIDLVINLRLREDVLLEKCLGRRICNQCGGNFNVASINIKAENGNPEIVMAPLLPPTDCMSKLTTRSDDTEAVVKERLRIYREMSQPVEEFYRSRGRLLEFNLPGGIPESWPKLLHALNLDNYEDKRIATA, encoded by the exons ATGGCGGCCGTGACCCGCCTCGCGAAGCGCTCGTCCTCCGTCTCCTCCCTCATCTCCAGGAGACGCTTCTCCTCCGAAGTCAACTCTCACGACCCGCCGCACAACGCCGCGCCCTTCCGACTAGTCCGGCCGCGTGAAGACCCGAGTAACAGCCATGTCCGGTGGGTCTTCCTGGGCTGCCCCGGCGTTGGCAAAGGCACCTACGCCAGCCGCCTCTCTAACCTCCTCCACGTCCCTCACATCGCCACCGGCGATCTCGTCCGTGAAGAGCTCACCTCCTCTGGCCCCCTTTCCACCGag TTATCAGAAATTGTAAAGCAAGGTCAATTGGTGTCAGATGAAATTATTATAAGTTTATTGTCAAAGAGACTTGCTGCTGGAGAAGCGAAAGGTGAATTGGGATTTATTCTCGATGGTTTTCCTCGAACAATAAAGCAAGCA GAAATACTAGAAGGGGTAACTGACATTGACTTGGTTATTAATCTGAGGCTCCGAGAAGATGTACTGCTTGAAAAATGCCTTGGTAGAAGAATTTGCAATCAGTGTGGGGGAAATTTTAATGTTGCTTCCATTAACATCAAGGCTGAGAATGGGAACCCCGAAATTGTCATGGCTCCACTTCTTCCTCCTACGGATTGTATGTCAAAGCTCACTACTCGATCAGATGATACTGAAGCAGTGGTCAAAGAAAGGCTTCGAATATACAGAGAAATG AGTCAGCCTGTGGAGGAGTTTTATCGCAGTAGAGGAAGATTATTGGAGTTTAACCTGCCTGGGGGAATCCCAGAATCTTGGCCAAAGTTGCTACATGCTCTTAATCTTGATAACTACGAGGACAAGCGCATTGCCACAGCTTAA
- the LOC130717246 gene encoding two-component response regulator-like APRR7 isoform X1: MTRGGQMSVDGDSKEASNQRLRDGKKKTSDEGVAGEGRGLCEGDEVKCNGVAEEVKVGQGGNVESSSVQQPMPQLQPQGVCWERFLHIRSLKVLLVEYDDCTRFIVTALLRNCSYEVIEAANGLQAWKILEDLTNHIDLILTEVAMPGLSGIGLLYKIMSHKTRKNIPIIMMSSHDSMGLVFKCLSKGAVDFLVKPIRKNELKNLWQHVWRRCHSSSGSGSESGTQTQKSIKSKSLEKSDNNSGSNDEDDNGSTDLNNGDGLNNGDGSDNGSGTQSSWTKRAVEVDSPKPVSEWDKITEGPDSTCAQVVHSNAEICEDKMVPMATKEYPEQEEQHVKTAGSKHSNALDVAPPKFNEQIYRGQLDLNCENQSSKLRCKGLSLSDAITSTSDSQMHGAKFEALNRRPKSSDIENKGTNDDEEFPSLELSLKRLRGVNDAGITIQDERIVLRRSDQSAFSRYNAASNTKKSPTGCVGSNSPHNNSLEITKKDSSRDIQSHSSGNPPNQNSNVASNNIDMGSTTNNAFTKSAVKSEPGVASETKCLYQTSAFQPLKNNLICASQRVIVHNTEDTTTPMVAPLKVDTHKDSATQDFHFRHENHNCIANSVQHQLPPDHDAESLKKMAVTAPHCGSSNVVVEGNIGNCSINRSGSGSNNGSNGPNGSSKAANAGGTNVGSNNGLTGNSGSGDASGSGSANRVDQNKASQRQAALTKFRQKRKEREERCFHKKVRYQSRKRLAEQRPRFRGQFVRQSSNENASGATDS; the protein is encoded by the exons ATGACAAGGGGTGGTCAGATGAGTGTTGATGGCGACAGTAAAGAGGCGAGTAATCAGCGTTTACGAGATGGGAAGAAGAAGACCTCGGATGAAGGAGTTGCGGGTGAGGGACGAGGTTTGTGTGAGGGTGATGAAGTGAAATGTAATGGAGTGGCGGAAGAAGTTAAGGTTGGACAAGGGGGGAATGTGGAATCCTCTTCTGTCCAGCAGCCCATGCCCCAGCTACAGCCTCAAGGGGTATGTTGGGAGAGGTTTTTACATATTAGATCTCTTAAGGTCTTGCTTGTGGAGTATGATGACTGTACTCGCTTTATTGTCACTGCACTGCTTCGCAATTGTAGTTATGAAG TTATTGAAGCGGCAAATGGATTGCAAGCTTGGAAGATATTGGAGGATTTGACCAATCATATTGATCTTATTTTAACTGAGGTAGCAATGCCTGGCTTATCCGGCATTGGTCTTCTATACAAGATTATGAGCCATAAAACACGGAAAAATATTCCTATAATTA TGATGTCATCCCATGACTCTATGGGTTTAGTCTTTAAGTGTTTGTCAAAGGGTGCTGTTGACTTTCTAGTTAAACCCATACGGAAGAATGAGCTTAAAAACCTCTGGCAGCATGTTTGGAGGAGATGTCATAGT TCTAGTGGGAGTGGCAGTGAAAGTGGCACACAAACTCAGAAGTCTATAAAATCAAAGAGTCTTGAGAAGTCTGATAATAATTCTGGAAGCAATGACGAGGATGATAATGGAAGCACAGACTTGAACAATGGGGATGGCTTGAATAATGGGGATGGAAGTGACAATGGTAGCGGTACTCAG AGTTCCTGGACCAAACGAGCTGTAGAAGTGGACAGTCCTAAACCAGTCTCCGAGTGGGATAAAATAACTGAGGGCCCTGATAGCACATGTGCTCAAGTGGTTCACTCCAATGCTGAAATATGTGAGGACAAGATGGTTCCTATGGCCACAAAAGAGTATCCAGAGCAGGAGGAACAACATG TCAAAACTGCAGGTTCAAAACATAGCAATGCCCTTGATGTAGCCCCCCCTAAATTCAATGAGCAAATTTATAGAGGACAACTGGATCTTAATTGTGAGAATCAGTCTAGCAAGCTAAGGTGCAAAGGTCTTTCATTGTCTGATGCCATTACTAGCACTTCTGATTCTCAGATGCATGGCGCAAAATTTGAAGCCCTAAATAGAAGACCCAAGTCCTCAGACATTGAAAATAAAGGTActaatgatgatgaagaatttCCATCTCTTGAGCTCAGTTTAAAGAGGCTAAGAGGAGTTAATGATGCTGGGATTACAATTCAAGACGAACGGATTGTTTTAAGACGTTCTGATCAATCTGCTTTCTCAAG ATACAATGCAGCCTCTAATACTAAGAAGTCTCCCACCGGATGTGTTGGAAGCAATTCACCTCATAATAATAGCTTAGAAATCACGAAGAAAGATTCATCTCGTGACATTCAATCCCATTCTAGCGGCAATCCTCCTAATCAGAACTCAAATGTCGCCAGCAATAACATCGATATGGGTTCCACTACTAATAATGCTTTTACTAAATCTGCAGTTAAAAGTGAGCCAGGAGTGGCATCAGAAACTAAATGTTTGTACCAAACATCTGCTTTCCAGCCTCTAAAGAACAACCTTATTTGTGCCTCTCAACGAGTTATCGTACATAATACTGAAGATACAACAACACCAATGGTGGCACCGCTTAAAGTAGATACTCATAAGGATTCTGCAACTCAGGACTTCCATTTCCGTCATGAAAACCATAACTGTATTGCTAATAGCGTACAGCACCAGCTGCCACCTGATCATGATGCTGAATCTTTAAAGAAAATGGCTGTTACTGCTCCGCATTGTGGGTCATCAAATGTGGTAGTTGAAGGTAATATTGGAAATTGCAGTATCAATAGAAGTGGTTCAGGAAGCAACAATGGAAGCAATGGACCAAATGGGAGTAGCAAAGCAGCTAATGCTGGGGGGACAAACGTAGGAAGCAACAATGGACTCACTGGGAATAGTGGCAGTGGTGATGCTAGTGGGAGTGGAAGTGCCAACAGAGTAGATCAAAACAAGGCTTCTCAAAGGCAGGCAGCCCTAACTAAATTTCGCCAGAAGAGAaaggagagagaggagagatgCTTTCATAAAAAG GTTCGATATCAGAGCAGAAAGAGATTAGCTGAACAACGACCTCGATTCCGCGGACAATTTGTTCGACAGTCCTCAAACGAAAATGCAAGTGGGGCAACAGATAGCTGA